A portion of the Stigmatella aurantiaca DW4/3-1 genome contains these proteins:
- a CDS encoding type VI secretion system contractile sheath domain-containing protein — protein sequence MVPLSPSIPVRWLVAGAFLPTPSGHSFLLSESALAERFGPAAHQVNVTVQDRIGSSDALLHEVSFATPGAFQLAGVIDSIPGLSALRTLHEALSGTRTLSAEELAGLKSTLGPGLLASSMLSALHEARSSQSARRAALAVLEESLFATARDILQSPAVARLESAWRGLHWLWEHSAACTGLEIEVLDVAPHQLVEALTQRLGSAPLQRPDACFIADELDGVDALRPLATLGENAWVPVVACVSTALAGDGARPASPPEEAWPPEAWSRLRLEESARWLFAALNPVVMMAERQGTLHRECFASPVLAVAALLTASFRDTRTFARLVGPGSGSRAPAVWQPHARSTAATETVLSLREQERLASRGILGVSGCWDSDAVLLGATAPSVHGGRDAAPLPAQLLTGRLLRLSEEFAQRLPERAHPEAVASTFTQAAEAFLSLGSGKACQVHGRVVPTGKTEKGLHVQVSLRPELAGSNLQFEFTLPLR from the coding sequence ATGGTCCCCCTGTCCCCCTCCATCCCCGTGCGCTGGCTCGTCGCAGGCGCCTTCCTCCCCACGCCCTCGGGCCACTCGTTTCTCCTCTCCGAGAGCGCCCTCGCCGAGCGGTTCGGCCCTGCGGCCCACCAAGTGAACGTCACCGTCCAGGACCGCATCGGCTCCAGCGATGCCCTCCTCCACGAGGTCTCCTTCGCCACCCCCGGCGCCTTTCAGCTCGCGGGGGTCATCGACTCCATTCCTGGCCTCAGTGCCCTGCGCACCCTCCACGAAGCCCTCTCCGGCACGCGGACCCTGTCGGCCGAAGAGCTGGCGGGCCTCAAGTCCACCCTCGGTCCTGGCCTGCTGGCCTCCAGCATGCTCTCGGCGCTCCACGAAGCGCGCTCCTCCCAGAGCGCTCGCCGGGCCGCACTGGCCGTCCTCGAGGAATCCCTCTTCGCCACGGCGCGCGACATCCTCCAGTCCCCCGCCGTGGCGCGGCTGGAGTCCGCCTGGCGCGGGCTGCACTGGCTGTGGGAGCACAGCGCCGCCTGCACCGGCTTGGAAATCGAGGTGCTGGACGTGGCGCCTCACCAACTCGTGGAGGCGCTCACCCAGCGGCTCGGCTCGGCTCCGCTCCAGCGCCCCGACGCCTGCTTCATCGCCGATGAACTCGACGGCGTGGACGCCCTGCGCCCCCTGGCCACGCTGGGCGAGAACGCCTGGGTCCCCGTGGTGGCCTGCGTGTCCACGGCCCTCGCCGGCGACGGCGCGCGGCCGGCCAGCCCACCGGAAGAGGCCTGGCCCCCGGAAGCGTGGAGCCGCCTGCGCCTCGAGGAATCCGCCCGCTGGCTCTTTGCCGCCCTCAACCCCGTGGTGATGATGGCCGAGCGCCAGGGGACGTTGCACCGCGAGTGCTTCGCCAGCCCCGTCCTCGCCGTGGCGGCCCTGCTGACGGCCAGCTTCCGGGACACACGCACCTTCGCCCGCCTCGTCGGCCCCGGCAGTGGAAGCCGTGCGCCCGCGGTGTGGCAGCCCCATGCCCGCTCCACGGCAGCCACCGAGACCGTCCTCTCCTTGCGCGAACAGGAACGGCTGGCCTCCCGGGGGATACTGGGCGTGAGCGGCTGCTGGGACTCGGACGCCGTGCTGCTGGGAGCCACGGCCCCCTCGGTGCACGGAGGCCGCGATGCGGCACCCCTTCCCGCCCAGCTCCTCACCGGCAGATTGCTTCGCCTGAGCGAGGAGTTCGCCCAGCGTCTCCCGGAGAGAGCCCATCCCGAGGCGGTGGCCTCCACGTTCACCCAGGCCGCCGAAGCCTTCCTTTCATTGGGATCCGGGAAAGCCTGTCAGGTTCACGGACGCGTGGTGCCCACCGGAAAGACGGAAAAAGGCTTGCATGTGCAGGTGTCTCTGCGGCCGGAGCTTGCGGGCTCGAATCTGCAGTTCGAGTTCACTCTGCCGCTGCGTTGA
- a CDS encoding DUF5011 domain-containing protein: MVLCGLPAFAQTRTPWQMHNGLEVSATNPNGFKKFTCNPTQHGQICEYDVATIPPQSDSGWAIAPNGETIGFSIPSRVCQAPIACLGYGDFTYFQTLVDVPANVAVTQFTIAFSGMDDGSRVTIFNSQYPAGLVIPGSYVYFGGSGTTNLGPYVKSGEINRVVVTQVDDCCSENNLDSAIVVLNGEPVGADCHSDLECDDGNACTADICQSDGSCVSHTLACVGGELCNPQPPTLSALASYSSSNASQQSSSTCEIVPSNIAITLNGPQHLLLECGVDSWVDQGAQASDACGAVEVITHNSGHDAYGPGPNTCSEGTYSVQYRALDAQNNEVQIVRSVQVEDTLVPALTLKGSAHEYHKCGSQWVDPGAESFDECYGNISAEVKTTGYVNGWVPGLYTVTYSVTDSGGNSATPLTRTVEVANCPW, encoded by the coding sequence GTGGTTCTGTGTGGGCTGCCTGCCTTCGCGCAGACGCGCACTCCGTGGCAGATGCACAACGGTTTGGAGGTGTCGGCCACCAACCCCAACGGGTTCAAGAAGTTCACCTGTAACCCCACGCAGCATGGCCAGATCTGTGAATACGACGTCGCCACCATTCCTCCCCAGTCGGATTCGGGCTGGGCCATCGCGCCCAATGGCGAGACCATCGGATTTTCCATTCCGTCGCGCGTGTGTCAGGCGCCCATCGCCTGTTTGGGGTATGGCGACTTCACCTACTTCCAGACCCTGGTGGATGTGCCCGCGAACGTGGCGGTGACCCAGTTCACCATCGCCTTCAGCGGCATGGACGATGGCTCGCGGGTGACCATCTTCAACTCGCAGTATCCGGCGGGGCTCGTCATCCCGGGCAGCTACGTCTACTTCGGGGGCTCCGGCACCACGAACCTCGGCCCCTACGTCAAGTCGGGAGAGATCAACCGCGTGGTCGTTACGCAGGTGGATGACTGCTGCTCGGAGAACAACCTCGACAGCGCCATCGTGGTGCTCAATGGCGAGCCGGTGGGCGCCGACTGCCACTCGGACCTCGAGTGCGATGATGGCAACGCCTGCACCGCGGACATCTGCCAGTCGGATGGCTCGTGCGTCAGCCACACGCTGGCCTGCGTGGGCGGTGAGCTGTGCAACCCCCAGCCCCCGACCCTGAGCGCCTTGGCCTCCTACAGCAGCAGCAACGCCTCCCAGCAGTCCAGCAGCACCTGCGAGATTGTCCCCAGCAACATCGCCATCACCCTCAACGGCCCGCAGCACCTGCTGCTCGAGTGCGGTGTGGACTCCTGGGTGGACCAGGGGGCCCAGGCGTCGGATGCCTGCGGCGCGGTGGAGGTGATCACGCACAACTCCGGCCATGACGCCTACGGCCCCGGTCCGAACACGTGCTCCGAGGGGACCTACTCGGTGCAGTACCGCGCCCTGGACGCGCAGAACAACGAAGTGCAGATCGTCCGCTCGGTGCAGGTGGAGGACACCCTGGTTCCGGCGCTGACGCTCAAGGGCTCCGCGCACGAGTACCACAAGTGCGGCAGCCAGTGGGTGGACCCGGGCGCGGAGTCGTTCGACGAGTGCTACGGCAACATCTCGGCCGAGGTGAAGACGACGGGCTACGTGAACGGCTGGGTGCCGGGCCTCTACACGGTGACCTACTCGGTGACGGACAGCGGCGGGAACTCCGCGACGCCGCTGACCCGGACGGTCGAGGTCGCCAACTGCCCCTGGTAG
- a CDS encoding bifunctional alpha,alpha-trehalose-phosphate synthase (UDP-forming)/trehalose-phosphatase: MSRLLLVSNRLPVTVKAEKDQVSVVRSAGGLATGLSGPHERSGGLWIGWPGDVSRLSQAQRAKVDAQLAELRCVPLYLSASEVSRFYEGYSNRVLWPLCHYLLDRMPRQDRDWDAYSKVNERFAELAASHYQPGDTIWVHDYQLMLVPGLLRKRLPEARIGFFHHIPFPSSEIFRTLPHREALVRGLLGADLVGFHTSSYVHHFSNTMLQVLGLETEVDHVTHEGRTVRLGAFPMGIDAAAFERLAQEQGTLDEVKVLRERATGQRLLVGVDRLDYTKGIPRRLLAVQRLLEREPSWRGRLRFIQVAVPSRTQVEDYAAYREEVDELVGRINGLYGTIHNVPVHYLYRSLNERQLAALYRGADVMLVTPIRDGMNLVAKEFCASRPDEDGVLLLSEFAGASNELCEATVVNPYDVEGMTDAILKALEMPAAERQRRMRALRERVKAHDVHWWVGRFLDTLQAIPVATQQPETAGAKDVMARLKAAGRRVLLLDYDGTLVGYAARPELASPDPELKSLLARVAALPHTSVHIVSGRAKETLEAWLGELPVGLHGEHGLWSRPKPGGEWKMLEGVSTDWKAQARPLLDSFTARIPGSFVEEKTASLAWHYRQVDAGYGASQARELRLKLIEAFAQGPMEVLTGDKVVEVRPRGAHKGRVVTQVMEALGPGVLVAAFGDDRTDEDLFGAVPEDGISVHAGGRPTRAGYRVSGPDEVRQILASLLKG; encoded by the coding sequence ATGTCCCGACTCCTGCTGGTCTCCAACCGGCTCCCCGTCACCGTCAAGGCAGAGAAGGATCAGGTTTCCGTGGTTCGCAGCGCGGGGGGACTGGCCACGGGTTTGAGCGGCCCGCACGAACGCTCCGGTGGGTTGTGGATTGGCTGGCCCGGGGACGTCTCCCGCCTCTCCCAGGCGCAGCGGGCGAAGGTGGACGCGCAACTGGCGGAATTGCGCTGCGTGCCGCTGTACCTCAGCGCCAGCGAGGTCAGCCGCTTCTACGAAGGCTATTCCAACCGCGTCCTCTGGCCCCTGTGCCACTACCTGCTGGACCGGATGCCGCGACAGGACCGGGACTGGGACGCCTACTCCAAGGTCAACGAGCGTTTCGCGGAGCTGGCGGCGAGCCATTACCAGCCGGGCGACACCATCTGGGTGCATGATTATCAGTTGATGCTGGTGCCGGGGCTGCTGCGCAAGCGCCTGCCCGAGGCGCGCATCGGGTTCTTCCACCACATCCCCTTTCCCTCGAGCGAGATCTTCCGCACGCTGCCCCACCGCGAGGCGCTGGTGCGGGGGCTGCTGGGCGCGGACCTCGTGGGCTTCCACACGTCGAGCTACGTGCACCACTTCTCCAACACGATGTTGCAGGTGCTGGGGCTGGAGACCGAGGTGGACCACGTCACCCACGAGGGCCGCACCGTGCGCCTCGGGGCCTTTCCCATGGGCATCGATGCGGCGGCCTTCGAGCGCTTGGCCCAGGAGCAGGGCACGCTGGATGAGGTGAAGGTGCTTCGGGAGCGGGCCACGGGACAGCGGCTGCTGGTGGGGGTTGACCGGCTGGACTACACGAAGGGGATTCCCCGGCGGCTGTTGGCCGTGCAGCGCTTGCTGGAGCGCGAGCCCTCCTGGCGCGGGCGGTTGCGGTTCATCCAGGTGGCGGTGCCCAGCCGCACGCAGGTGGAGGACTACGCCGCCTATCGCGAGGAGGTGGACGAGCTGGTGGGCCGCATCAATGGACTCTACGGCACCATCCACAATGTCCCGGTGCACTACCTCTACCGCTCCCTCAACGAGCGGCAGCTGGCGGCGCTGTACCGGGGGGCGGATGTGATGCTGGTAACGCCCATCCGGGACGGGATGAACCTGGTGGCCAAGGAGTTCTGCGCGTCGAGGCCAGACGAAGACGGGGTGTTGCTCCTGAGCGAGTTTGCTGGAGCCTCCAACGAGCTGTGCGAGGCCACCGTCGTCAACCCTTATGACGTGGAAGGCATGACGGATGCCATCCTGAAGGCGCTGGAGATGCCGGCCGCGGAGCGCCAGCGGCGCATGCGCGCCCTTCGCGAGCGGGTGAAGGCCCACGACGTGCATTGGTGGGTGGGCCGCTTCCTGGACACGCTTCAGGCCATCCCCGTCGCCACCCAGCAGCCGGAGACCGCGGGGGCCAAGGACGTGATGGCACGCCTGAAGGCGGCTGGGCGGCGGGTCTTGCTGCTCGACTATGACGGGACGCTCGTCGGGTACGCCGCCCGGCCGGAGCTGGCCTCGCCCGATCCAGAGTTGAAGTCCCTGCTGGCGCGGGTGGCGGCGCTGCCTCACACCTCTGTGCACATCGTCAGCGGGCGGGCCAAGGAGACGCTGGAGGCTTGGCTGGGAGAACTACCGGTGGGACTGCATGGCGAGCACGGGCTCTGGTCGCGTCCGAAGCCTGGCGGAGAGTGGAAGATGCTGGAGGGGGTGTCTACCGATTGGAAGGCCCAGGCGCGCCCCTTGCTGGACTCGTTCACCGCGCGCATTCCGGGCTCCTTCGTGGAGGAGAAGACCGCGTCGCTGGCGTGGCACTACCGGCAGGTGGATGCCGGTTATGGCGCCTCCCAGGCCCGGGAGCTGCGGCTGAAACTGATCGAGGCCTTCGCTCAGGGGCCGATGGAAGTGCTGACCGGGGACAAGGTGGTGGAGGTCCGGCCCCGGGGGGCCCACAAGGGCCGTGTGGTGACCCAGGTGATGGAAGCGCTGGGGCCGGGGGTCCTGGTGGCGGCCTTCGGAGATGACCGCACGGACGAGGACCTGTTCGGCGCGGTGCCCGAGGATGGGATCTCCGTCCACGCGGGAGGGCGACCCACCCGCGCGGGTTACCGGGTGTCGGGCCCGGATGAGGTGAGGCAGATCCTCGCCTCGTTGCTGAAAGGGTGA
- a CDS encoding GNAT family N-acetyltransferase, giving the protein MKALCCRVATTLRQLDDALRIRFSVFGSEMGLLPGPPPQAPREVNCFDTLETTVHLIVYAGDVPVATSRLLLPNAEVAHATNGRLGIDLEQKLDLSGVEGPGLVFAETTRFCILREWRHSEVLVHLQAGLYRESRRRGVTHWIASANTETDSAEDARLAFQVAVHQGLVSTRWQVRAHKPSGWPDAPSAPHYTPSQRALAQQGQLAELRMPRTLSLFARKMGARFIAEPLYDAGFRRFSMPLVAALEDIPRGTLALFESAR; this is encoded by the coding sequence ATGAAGGCCCTGTGCTGCCGTGTCGCCACCACCCTGCGCCAGTTGGACGATGCCCTGCGAATCCGTTTCTCCGTTTTCGGCTCGGAGATGGGCTTGCTGCCAGGCCCCCCTCCGCAGGCCCCCCGCGAGGTGAACTGCTTCGACACGCTGGAGACCACCGTGCACCTCATCGTTTATGCGGGCGATGTGCCGGTGGCCACCTCGCGGCTGTTGCTGCCCAACGCCGAGGTGGCACACGCCACGAATGGACGCCTGGGCATCGACCTGGAGCAGAAGTTGGATTTGTCCGGCGTGGAAGGGCCCGGCCTCGTGTTCGCGGAGACCACGCGGTTCTGCATCCTCCGGGAATGGCGTCACTCCGAGGTGCTCGTGCACTTGCAGGCCGGGCTCTACCGTGAGAGCCGGCGCCGGGGGGTGACACACTGGATTGCCTCCGCCAACACGGAGACAGATTCGGCGGAGGACGCGCGGCTCGCCTTCCAGGTCGCGGTTCATCAAGGGCTGGTGAGCACGCGCTGGCAAGTCCGGGCCCACAAGCCCTCGGGGTGGCCTGATGCGCCGAGTGCCCCCCACTACACCCCCTCGCAACGGGCGCTTGCCCAGCAAGGGCAACTCGCGGAGCTCCGCATGCCCCGGACGCTGTCCCTCTTTGCTCGCAAGATGGGGGCGCGCTTCATCGCGGAACCCCTCTACGACGCGGGGTTCCGCCGCTTCTCCATGCCGCTCGTCGCCGCGCTGGAGGACATTCCCCGCGGCACCTTGGCGCTGTTCGAGAGCGCGCGGTGA
- a CDS encoding sigma-70 family RNA polymerase sigma factor, whose product MGYPSVDEAGLHQRVLQGDPVAPVDVFQTYMDQILKILIQERGCDAEVANDSAVDAVMSYLNEPSRYDPRRGRLSTYLIQAAKNRASDRHRTATSQARRDQDYANVVTLQQRPPKEALEDAVEAKRLLQLVEKLLKREKDKITLEHFLQDERSTEALAEALGLKALSPEQKKREVKRHKDRLTKFLERLGKEGNT is encoded by the coding sequence ATGGGCTATCCATCAGTGGATGAGGCAGGTCTGCACCAGCGAGTCCTCCAAGGAGACCCAGTCGCTCCTGTCGATGTCTTTCAGACCTACATGGATCAAATCCTGAAGATCCTGATTCAGGAGCGGGGCTGTGACGCGGAGGTGGCCAATGATTCCGCGGTCGATGCGGTGATGTCGTACCTGAATGAGCCCAGCCGCTATGACCCCAGGCGAGGGCGTCTCTCCACCTATCTCATCCAGGCCGCCAAGAACCGGGCGTCGGACCGGCACCGGACCGCGACCTCTCAGGCCCGGCGCGATCAGGACTACGCCAACGTCGTCACGCTTCAGCAAAGGCCTCCGAAAGAGGCGCTGGAAGACGCTGTGGAGGCCAAGCGCCTTCTGCAACTCGTCGAGAAGCTCCTGAAAAGAGAGAAAGACAAGATCACCTTGGAGCACTTCCTTCAGGACGAACGCTCGACCGAGGCGCTGGCGGAGGCGTTGGGATTGAAGGCGCTGAGTCCAGAGCAGAAGAAGCGCGAGGTGAAGCGCCACAAGGATCGCCTCACGAAATTCCTGGAGCGCCTCGGAAAGGAGGGGAACACATGA
- a CDS encoding ImmA/IrrE family metallo-endopeptidase, producing MSSAWLVEAMDASGLPPPLSFPRDLAAEVAVSLPVSVVFLERLSPERIRQWLSRRGIHTEASTPERFMHGCPAVQNGHGFIFLEAADGEDQQRFSLAHEVAHFILDYLLPRNRALEVFDERISSVIDGNRPIEAGEFLVSFLERIPLGNRVKLMDRDHATTISIGKIEEAEKRADRLAFEILAPAAAVLPALKGTSQEEAIKQLTSDFGLPKEKAQEYAEILFGHQRFSIRDLFGVDEDDHD from the coding sequence ATGAGCAGCGCATGGCTGGTAGAAGCCATGGACGCCAGCGGTCTGCCGCCCCCCCTCTCGTTTCCCCGGGATTTGGCAGCGGAAGTGGCGGTGTCGCTGCCCGTCAGTGTCGTGTTCCTGGAGCGCCTCTCGCCCGAGCGGATACGGCAGTGGCTGTCCCGGAGGGGAATCCATACCGAGGCGTCCACGCCCGAGCGGTTCATGCATGGGTGCCCAGCGGTTCAGAACGGCCATGGGTTTATTTTCTTGGAGGCTGCTGACGGGGAGGACCAGCAGCGCTTCTCCTTGGCCCATGAGGTGGCCCATTTCATTCTCGACTACCTGCTGCCTCGCAACCGGGCCTTGGAGGTTTTCGATGAACGGATCAGCTCCGTGATCGATGGGAACCGCCCCATCGAAGCAGGAGAGTTCTTGGTCTCCTTCTTGGAGCGGATCCCCCTGGGAAATCGGGTCAAGCTCATGGATCGCGATCACGCAACGACCATTTCGATTGGCAAGATCGAGGAGGCCGAGAAGCGTGCGGACCGCTTGGCTTTTGAAATCCTTGCACCTGCGGCGGCCGTTCTCCCGGCGCTGAAAGGCACTTCGCAAGAAGAAGCGATTAAGCAATTGACGTCTGATTTTGGCCTCCCAAAGGAAAAGGCTCAGGAGTACGCAGAGATCCTGTTTGGCCATCAGCGTTTCTCCATCCGGGACCTCTTTGGAGTGGATGAAGATGACCATGATTGA
- a CDS encoding ATP-binding protein, whose protein sequence is MADGKNSQSPGVGAFPREAGRPAAVTNGKLPHAPAPAPEVVRPTPPDVLEELRELQGQAKLAMKDLDPELEKAVGFTHFDTTASHDNLITVLTNRNDIHQLASQTLVRVKSREDKRSYLGVVVRGPFSEPDAIPANSTMAIGVVIQGKKLAYTFDYHGRAEIELLGEESGGALVPPRYRPRPKSPVFLLDDEESAKVLGVGGDLCLGRVVGYDRMEARLNPKDKSILPRHTGIIGTTGGGKSTTVATLIHHAQAAGIATIVFDVEGEYTHVDQPSDHAAMIEGLKRRGLKPEGVKNLHIHHLVGRESRNPRHKNLHGFSPSFSSLSPYAIAEILDMTDAQQERFLKAYDVTKLLLEDFGIFPKTAEDRQKVLDVDELSTGYPRMTIQHVLDVVSAYIYSLSDEGRAEAKSKPKTSSRKRSQPAEDSEVEEELDEAAQEPVAAHGPVLYSEFRTHPGRVMGRVRAQSSKAEISWKALSGKLQRLRRLNIFDVGASSRMKHEEMLTPGRVSVIDLSDTDSPQINNLVIADILRGLQETQEERYQKANAQGQSVTPVLIIIEEAHEFLSASRISQMPVLFEQVARIAKRGRKRWLGLVFVTQLPQHLPNEVLGLLNNFIIHKITDSSVISRMQRTVGSIDESLWERVSRLAPGQALVSFSNFTRPLMVAVDPAPVKRLLVD, encoded by the coding sequence ATGGCTGATGGCAAGAATTCCCAATCCCCGGGTGTCGGCGCCTTTCCGCGAGAGGCAGGCCGCCCGGCCGCGGTCACGAATGGCAAGCTGCCTCATGCTCCGGCCCCCGCCCCCGAGGTGGTCCGTCCCACCCCGCCCGACGTGCTTGAAGAGCTCCGGGAACTCCAAGGCCAGGCAAAGCTGGCCATGAAGGATCTGGACCCCGAACTGGAGAAAGCGGTGGGGTTCACCCACTTCGATACCACGGCGAGCCACGACAACCTCATCACCGTCTTGACGAACCGGAACGACATCCACCAACTGGCTTCCCAGACCCTCGTGCGGGTGAAGTCCCGGGAAGACAAGCGCTCCTATCTGGGGGTCGTCGTCCGGGGACCCTTCTCGGAGCCGGATGCCATTCCGGCCAACTCCACGATGGCCATCGGCGTGGTGATCCAAGGCAAGAAGCTCGCTTACACGTTCGACTACCATGGCCGTGCCGAGATTGAGCTCCTCGGAGAGGAGAGCGGAGGGGCCCTGGTGCCCCCGCGCTACCGTCCCCGGCCCAAGAGTCCCGTCTTCCTCCTCGACGACGAGGAGAGCGCGAAGGTGCTCGGGGTGGGAGGCGATCTGTGTCTTGGACGGGTGGTGGGCTATGACCGGATGGAGGCCCGGCTCAATCCCAAGGACAAATCGATCCTGCCTCGCCACACCGGCATCATCGGAACGACGGGGGGTGGCAAGTCGACCACCGTCGCCACCCTCATTCACCATGCGCAGGCGGCGGGGATTGCGACCATCGTCTTCGACGTGGAGGGCGAGTACACGCATGTGGATCAACCCTCGGACCACGCGGCGATGATCGAAGGGCTCAAGCGCCGTGGTCTGAAGCCAGAAGGGGTGAAGAACCTGCACATCCACCACCTGGTGGGCCGCGAGAGCCGCAACCCCCGGCACAAGAACCTGCACGGATTCTCACCGAGCTTCTCGAGCCTCTCGCCTTATGCCATCGCCGAGATCCTCGACATGACGGATGCCCAGCAAGAGCGCTTCCTCAAGGCGTACGACGTCACGAAGCTCCTGCTGGAGGACTTTGGAATCTTCCCGAAGACGGCGGAGGACCGGCAGAAGGTGCTCGATGTCGATGAGCTTTCGACAGGCTATCCCCGGATGACCATTCAACACGTCCTGGACGTGGTGAGCGCCTACATCTACAGCCTCAGCGATGAGGGCAGGGCGGAGGCGAAGTCCAAGCCCAAGACCTCCTCCCGCAAGCGGAGCCAGCCCGCGGAGGACTCGGAGGTGGAAGAAGAGCTCGACGAAGCCGCCCAGGAGCCGGTGGCCGCCCATGGCCCAGTGCTCTACAGCGAGTTCCGGACCCATCCTGGGCGTGTCATGGGCCGCGTGCGGGCCCAGAGCAGCAAGGCGGAGATCAGCTGGAAGGCCCTGTCGGGCAAGCTGCAACGCCTGAGACGTCTCAACATCTTCGATGTGGGGGCCTCCTCCCGGATGAAACACGAAGAGATGCTCACCCCGGGGCGGGTGTCCGTGATTGATCTCTCGGATACGGACTCCCCGCAGATCAACAACCTCGTCATCGCCGACATCCTCCGGGGGCTTCAGGAGACCCAGGAGGAGCGCTACCAGAAGGCGAACGCCCAGGGGCAGTCCGTGACGCCGGTCCTCATCATCATCGAGGAGGCTCACGAGTTCTTGTCGGCCAGCCGCATCTCCCAGATGCCCGTGTTGTTCGAGCAGGTGGCCCGGATCGCCAAGCGGGGCCGGAAGCGATGGCTGGGACTCGTTTTTGTCACACAGTTGCCCCAACACCTGCCCAATGAGGTTCTGGGACTGCTCAATAATTTTATTATCCACAAAATAACAGACAGCTCGGTGATTTCCCGGATGCAACGGACCGTGGGAAGCATTGACGAGAGCCTCTGGGAGCGCGTCTCCCGGCTCGCGCCCGGCCAGGCACTTGTTTCGTTCAGCAACTTTACCCGGCCGCTCATGGTGGCCGTGGACCCTGCCCCCGTGAAGCGGTTGCTCGTGGACTGA